From the Desulfuromonadales bacterium genome, one window contains:
- a CDS encoding DUF6726 family protein, which yields MGFIRLLGLLLATVLLTGCVLTKLVTVPMRVVGAVVSIIPVAGNVAHDAIDEAADLVDKVPI from the coding sequence ATGGGATTCATCAGACTCTTAGGTTTGCTGCTGGCCACGGTCCTGCTGACCGGTTGCGTTCTCACCAAGCTCGTGACCGTGCCGATGCGGGTGGTCGGCGCCGTCGTTTCCATCATCCCCGTGGCGGGCAACGTGGCCCATGACGCCATCGACGAGGCCGCCGACCTCGTCGACAAGGTGCCGATTTAG
- a CDS encoding CsbD family protein — protein MNAEQIKGQWKQIKGEIRKQWGKLTHDEVERIAGEKDVLVGTLQEKYGITKEEAEKQVKKFTRH, from the coding sequence ATGAACGCCGAACAAATCAAGGGTCAATGGAAGCAGATAAAGGGTGAAATCAGGAAACAGTGGGGCAAACTGACCCACGATGAGGTGGAGCGGATCGCCGGCGAGAAGGATGTACTGGTCGGCACGCTGCAGGAAAAATACGGGATTACCAAGGAAGAGGCCGAAAAACAGGTGAAGAAATTCACCCGCCATTAG
- a CDS encoding amidohydrolase family protein: protein MLNGKMPACKVFDSHFHIIDARFPLVPNQGYLPDNFTCDDYLRAAASFNLAGGAIVSGSFQAFDQGYLLAALEQLGPAFVGVTQLPAAVSDAELLRLDAAGVRAVRFNLKRGGSEGVGKLESFARRVHEIAGWHAELYVDSRDLADLFATLAALPAVSIDHLGLAKEGFPTLLRLVERGVRVKATGFGRVDFGVKEALRAICAANPEALLFGTDLPSTRAPRPYSDDDLLLVLDVLGEDLAKKVLFDNAVAFYRPGREA from the coding sequence ATGCTCAACGGAAAAATGCCCGCCTGCAAGGTTTTCGACAGCCACTTCCACATCATCGACGCCCGCTTTCCCCTCGTCCCCAACCAGGGCTACCTCCCCGACAACTTCACCTGCGACGACTACCTCCGCGCCGCCGCCAGCTTCAACCTCGCCGGCGGCGCGATCGTCTCCGGCTCCTTCCAGGCCTTCGACCAGGGCTACCTGCTGGCTGCCCTGGAGCAGCTCGGCCCCGCTTTCGTCGGCGTCACCCAACTGCCGGCCGCCGTTTCCGACGCGGAGCTCCTGCGGCTCGATGCGGCGGGAGTGCGGGCGGTCCGCTTCAACCTGAAGCGCGGCGGCTCGGAGGGGGTCGGCAAGCTGGAGAGCTTTGCCCGGCGGGTGCACGAGATCGCCGGCTGGCATGCGGAGCTGTACGTCGACTCCCGGGACCTGGCCGATCTTTTCGCTACCCTGGCCGCCCTGCCGGCCGTCAGCATCGACCACTTGGGGCTGGCGAAGGAGGGTTTTCCCACCCTGCTGCGGCTGGTGGAGCGGGGGGTGCGGGTCAAGGCCACCGGCTTCGGCCGGGTCGATTTTGGAGTGAAGGAGGCGCTCCGCGCCATCTGCGCAGCCAATCCCGAGGCCCTGCTTTTCGGCACCGACCTCCCCTCCACCCGGGCGCCGCGCCCCTACAGCGACGACGACCTGCTGCTGGTGCTCGATGTGCTGGGAGAGGATCTGGCGAAGAAGGTCCTGTTCG